ATAAAGTATTGTGCAACAATACCAATGCACACTGTTGACTGTGAAAGGGGCTTTAGCTgccttaatttgattaaaactaatattcgaAACAGGTTGTTAATCAACCATGTAAACAATttgttaatgattaatattgagGGCCCTGAAAGTGCATTTAACTTTCAAGAAGCATTTGTAAAATGGGCAAGCATGAAAGAAAGGaagattgttaattataaaccaaaatgttttgataaataataaatgtgtttttttttttttgttataggtattctttttgatattcttgtACATTAAGCTATTNATACCTAGCTTAAAATAGGCCTTGTGCAAAATTCAAATCTGACGTTTTTATGaatcatgaattttattcttgacTTGATGCCAATCACCcttgctttttttatacttagatCCATTGCTCTCTTGATTTCAGAAAGTGAAGtcttatttttcagtactgCTATTATCGACTGTTAACTAACTATTATcgtcaaaacattttagttcaaaatgtaaaattttagtctatcttttactaaaatttaagtccttgagaattttataacaaatcttaaaaagtccttgaaaagtacttgaattttatttctaaagtagAGCATGAACCCTGTTCATGCTTTGGAAAAATAAACAGAACAGTTTTTACCattattaaaactgaatatGTTATACTACGAAACAAAGTTGAGATTTCCTTTCTCTTAGTAattaatttcttgtaaaaaattggtaaaaaaaacatgatttatagATTCTGTTAATGTCTGAAGATATTGTTAGAAAAGAAAACCATATGTATATTGTGTAGTTTAATAGTCTTGAATattgtgttaaatattaaagaataacaTAATCCTCTAATATTCCGTATCACTCAACGAAATATgataatcaaaagaaaaaaactggaaCATGTTCATTTTTAGATGATtgagtttttcatttaaatgccTTTGTGCCATGTGATAATcagtttagtttaaattttaattatacagaATGTCATAGCAGAATTCtccttagaaataaaaaagggcaAGGTGCTTCCTCATAGAAAAggtcattttaagttttgaaaggGCACTCACTTAACAcagtaaaaatgtatcaaaatgtgtaatattttacagtgttctCCCTAAGCGTTTTTTAAAGGCTGCGCCTCCTGCTTGTCCTTTGATCCGAATAAATGTGCCGTCTTCATACTTTGGGTAAAAAATAAGCCGTCAACCCTTAAAAACgctgccttttttttaaaaaaattcagattccattttgaaaataattattcaatgcttaaataataattacacactggtaaaattatctgtgtttatgggtttaattctgattcctaatctttttttttttttaaatttttttgggactattaatgataaattaaatgcttaagtaaatacctttttttttaaaaaaaagcacattttcagtttaaattatcttaaaaaactttCCCCTTTGTTTATCaatgaatcattttttgttagtttacttttttgaaaaaatatatgcacTGAGATTTCCTTTTAgcatgcatttaattattttaatagacaacaaaattttcctttattttgataatgagagAGAATTACTTTTCGAATTgtacacataaaataatatgagagggtaatttaaaaatagttgaagataaaattcagttatttcataatattacacattttcataaattaagtgAACGCcttttcaaaactcaaagtgACTTTTTCAGAGTGCCTtgcccttttttattcctaggaACAACTCTGTATTGTATAATAAGTAAtatcatgcaatttttaaattaccttttaaactattttatgtgtatatttcaaaaagtaattctcactctttttcaaaataagagaaaaatttgtagtttataaaaaatatttaaaggcatGCTGAAAGACAATCTCTGTGCATAAATGTTTCCAAAagaagtaaactaaaaaaaattattaattgataaacaacttgaaagcttttttGCTATAATGTAAGcttaaaattatgagtaaatacacatttaaatgtgcaattgaaaaaaaaataataaaattgcctaaaaaatttataaatttactctCTTCCCCctgaaaaaagagaaacatattGGCATTAAAcagttgagaataatcctaacaaaATAACTATTCGTAATAGTAAATGGAATTAAACGCATAGTTTTACCTGTGTGTAAGTATTATTTACAGTGAATTACGTTTTTAAGAGAGGGTACATTTATATTGATCAAAGGGCAGGCAGTGCGGGCTGCCCTTCTGAAAAGGCTTGGGAGAACACTGTCTCATGGTTCACTTGTTTTAATGGGACTTTGCTTTAtttcttgttataaaatttaaaattacatatagctattttgtatttaaaatatattatttttcttgaccTAGGTGGTATAGAGACGGGTtcaattacagaaatatttggTGAGTTTCGCACTGGTAAAACTCAACTATGCCATACGCTAGCTGTCACTTGTCAGGTAAAttgcatttctattttatttgtactcATTAATGTATTCATGtactcattaatttatttattttgttggagtaagaactaaaatctaaaattttgatgtagacttcttaaaatatggaataaagattttttatttttagcttccTATTGATTACAATGGTGGGGaaggaaaaagtatttatattgaTACGGAAAGCGGTTTCAGACCTGAAAGGCTAGTAGCTGTTTGTGATAGGTAAGTTCTAGTGTTCAGGAATAATGATAtgcttaaaatctaaaataaacgtATTATTTCCTGAAAGATGCTGTGTAATTCTAATTAGACATTCTGTAGGATAAATgggatattcaaaattttctaataattgcaaatttattgctttaattttaaaaggtttagattgtgaaaaatataatcaCTAAAATCTTTATGAATAGTtattaggaataaaatattatgaattaatgTAAAGGGAGGGTTTTTTTCTACCTTTGTTTCCTTGGTAACAATGTGACAGGCAGAAATGCTACTCTTTTTATTTGCCCAGAAGTTAGGGaatactggtttaaaaaaattctaatttttttaaattttagaagtaaaaaaaatctttctttagaTAGATTTTTTGCGCAATTTACTGCTTGtgggaatatttaaataaatattactaatacataatgaagtgGGCCTCATTTATGGTgattagtttaaagtttttttcgttctaaaattttaagtttcttttttattcagaattccttttttaaatcaatcaacaATCAATAAATTACTAGTCTATTATGATTCAAAAGTATcagttaatataataaaaaacataaaaaatcaagttcattaatgttaatcataaattaaatggaaaatattgcagaccATTTATAGTtagtgcaataaaatatttatattttcatgtcAATAAAAATGCCCAAAATTccctatatgtaaaatatttagcatattaTGCAAAGTTATCctgaaatttatattctttcattaaatctactggatttttttcctatccatgtgaGCAgctatgataattttataataataatataatattaatcttataaaatcataagaatgaatgagggaaaatcAAGATTTGTGGATACCATGGTAACGAAGGAACTCTCATTTGCTTGAAATGCcgattttgtttacaaatactATAGTAAGGTAAAAACTCAATacaactataaataatttttaagctttgggcgaaaaaattattattcaagaattactagtttacttaaaatctgtctatttaaagctataaaagatttataaagtattaggaatttaatatgtttaaggTTAGAACATAGTATTGTTTTACTAAGTGTGATctagatttataattatatcaatAGAATAAATCCAGCATGCTCATAATGCTACTATTGTAAGTAGTGATTAGTGTTTACATATTCAactgtgaaaatttatttaaaattgtctattttttatcatgtaaCCTAATTTCATAATTACAGTAGAGTATTGATAATTCAAGTTCTGAACTGTTCAAGTTTCCCATAAATCAGAGCTAGTGAAAAAAAAGTCAGTCTTGTTCCCAAATAATGACCAACGCACACACAACACGTGGAGTGATTACTACAATTGACTTTAAGGCAATTACAGTGACTGAATGTTGAAAGACAATATTGTGTGTTAAACACTGAAGCATGCAAAAAGtgtgtttaaacaaaaaactttaagacaattattttaaattacaattaatccGATGTagtaatataatgaatatagtAACTTGGTATAATGTCAAATGTACTGTGATCCTttaatgtaagtaaattttctttaaatataatatatttttcaattaaatactagaatttatttgtttccattcatttaagtatttattaaatttagaattttagatAATTCAGAAGTTCGAGGCATGCTCTGTCTCGTCCACCTTTAATCATAGAGATTCTACTGTATCCGAAATTAATTCAGAAGaaatagcttcaaaatttattagttactggtgtttaaagacatttttttaaaaataaaatttactgttttagGTATCAGTTGTCTAAGGAAGCTGTTTTAGAAAATGTTGTTTGTGCTAGAGCTCATAATACTGATCATCAAATGAAATTGGTATTGCTTGCTGCTGCAATGATGACAGAATCAAGGTAAATACATTTCACTTgttatgttgaaaaaaagtttttttaattgtttttattataattctttatttttagtgtctacataaaatattcacaaattatgtatgtaaattaatgtgaattaaatagtgacaaaatatatattaagaatacTTTCATATAGTCTTTCATTGAATGATTAAGCTCTCctcacttaatttttaaaacttttctcatataatttatttgtaaattgtttcagttatttatcattggtcttatgaataaaaaatttttttgtaaaagctGGGTGTTTCTCTATATTTGAATTGTATATTTCATGGctacattaaatttttgctaGCTTCCTTATGAGTATTTCtgctataattgtaaaaaaaaaaaaatttttattcatatttgaagAATTTGTAGTTAGATAGTGATAAACTAATCTGTTTCAAAGGAAGACAATTTTACTTCCAGCTCTTTAATATTGTTTccagaaaagtattttaaaagtttcaagaatTTCCATTAGATAATGGCACACTGCATGAAAACCGTTATTACCAGCATGAAAACCGTTATTACCAGTATGAAAACCGTCGAATTTTACCCCTAAAATGCTACTGATCAATTTGacagtatggttaaaaaaagttaaataagttattcatgttttaaaatttctttcaggtATGCACTGCTAATTGTTGACAGTGCAACTTCATTATACAGAACTGATTTCGTTGGCAGAGGAGAGCTGGCTGAAAGACAGCAACACTTAGCGAAATTCATGAGACTATTACAACGAGTAGCTGATGTGGTAtgtgattttatagtaaatttttttttattgttctatttGTGGGATGTTGCCGTAATAATTCTGTGTCGGGCGTTCATCAGGAGTGATTACAAACTACACTCATGAGACAATGTTTTCCTTACGGGAGAAGTCAGTTACTACTGAACTTCTTTCCATCtacctgtaaaatattttatacaagatGCTCAGTAGCTTGTAATTGGTCGATGACGCCGAATCTCATTGTTTAAAAAGCCGAGACTTAATCAGAACTCTCTCACTTAGTTTTGTTATAGCCACTATGAAAGATATTTGAAGTTAAGTCTGTATTCTGGTATGAGACTTAGGTGtagttaatattataatatttttctttcctgaaATAATTTGTACTTTATTCACATTTCACAATCGGCAAATAAATATGTCTTTCTGAAAAAGCTGTTTTTCCTGCGTTCTGCAACTACATAAATTCATTCTGCTATTTATCTATCTGTTTATTTAATGGTGTTGCTAAGTAAAAGTGGCCCTTACCcattaaacatttattccaCCTTTACCTGGCACCctcttttttctttgttctcaTTCACGTtcaataactacttttttttatatatagatttGTTAGAGGAAAGTTCTACTTCAAAtaaactttgagaaaaaaattctataataacTTTGGTTAGTTTTAACTCCTTAGTTTTTCAGTTAAAACATCTTTGAtaccaaaaatttgaaaattacaaaaagtagAAATGTTGGGTcaaaattcctgaaaaaaatcatgaagtaagtgaattataaattcattcatGAAACTGTTAGTTTATgcaatgaatttattaataaactttgtATTAACTCTGTTTTTCGAAGCTGTCgccaattaaaatgaaaaagacatAGTTTAAGTGAActcttgaagcaatgcgatgatttgagactatatatataatcttgctgTGAGGAATTCTAGGCTTCAGAACAGGgaaataacttatatattttaaaagtaattaaacttttttaaaaattgccaatttggcgacattccTCCCAGTGATTTTGATGAAAGtcatcaaaatcactgccttacgctcggtttttgcaaatttttgtgaGCCCCGGATAATGCAGagttgaaataagtttttaaataataaaagattagaACACTAACACCTTTCATTTTCTCAATAcagtggcttttctccatattgacgttttgctcCCTTTTCTAAATGAGCGTTGACAGCCCTGGCTTTAGAttggctaaacttgacctagcagttgcaaactcacagtagttataaaaatagtatattatttgcaaaaagagcatcatttcatattacgagAGAGCCTTCAAAATAACAgtcttaaaacataaataaaaatttaaacgaaacattaagttgtaaaaaaatgttattcgtaatatgaaattaaaagtattgcTCTTCTAAGAGTTTAGTACttaatgttgtatttttttttttttttttactaaaatgttaatagattattatttaaggtttaaaaaaagcatgcaaCATTAGTTTCACctgataaaattgatttttttttcttcttcaatagTTTGGTGTAGCTGTTGTTATAACAAATCAAGTGGTTGCTCAGGTAGATGGAGCTGCTATGTTTTCTGCTGATCCTAAAAAGCCAATTGGTGGACACATTATTGCTCATGCATCAACTACCAGGTGAGTTAATAATAACAATCAAATTGTTAGTTTTTGATGTTCTTGGTTATATTCCtctgtcctttttttttcctttctcaaTATCTGTAGCTGCCAACTCTGTTagattttcctatttttacattaatttcctCATTAATTAGCATAGCTTAGATCTTGCCAGTTGTTcc
Above is a window of Parasteatoda tepidariorum isolate YZ-2023 chromosome 5, CAS_Ptep_4.0, whole genome shotgun sequence DNA encoding:
- the LOC107451350 gene encoding DNA repair protein RAD51 homolog B, whose protein sequence is MSAAQQCVNEEEELDEGGPMAIQKLEGNGITASDIKKLQDAGFYTVECVAFAPKRHLLSIKGISEAKADKILTEALKLVPMGFTTATEYHRKRSEIIQITTGSKELDKLLGGGIETGSITEIFGEFRTGKTQLCHTLAVTCQLPIDYNGGEGKSIYIDTESGFRPERLVAVCDRYQLSKEAVLENVVCARAHNTDHQMKLVLLAAAMMTESRYALLIVDSATSLYRTDFVGRGELAERQQHLAKFMRLLQRVADVFGVAVVITNQVVAQVDGAAMFSADPKKPIGGHIIAHASTTRLYLRKGRGETRICKIYDSPCLPEAEAMFAINPDGIGDAKD